A section of the Oncorhynchus gorbuscha isolate QuinsamMale2020 ecotype Even-year linkage group LG06, OgorEven_v1.0, whole genome shotgun sequence genome encodes:
- the nkx6.2 gene encoding homeobox protein Nkx-6.2 isoform X2 yields MLAVGQMDANRQSAFVLGSTPLAALHNMTEMKTSLFPYTLQNHAGFKAPSLNNLSTQLALGTPHGISDILGRPINSAGQLLSGFPRINGLATAGMYFNPAAVSRYPKPLTDLPGRAPIFWPGVMQSSPWRDPRVPCPAQANMMLDKDGKKKHSRPTFSGQQIFALEKTFEQTKYLAGPERARLAYSLGMTESQVKVWFQNRRTKWRKRHAAEMATAKKKHDSETEKMKESSDNEDDDEYNKPLDPNSDDEKITRLLKKHKATNLSLISPCSNSSDTL; encoded by the exons ATGTTAGCTGTTGGGCAGATGGATGCTAACAGGCAGAGTGCTTTCGTCCTAGGCAGTACACCGCTGGCAGCATTGCACAACATGACCGAGATGAAGACGTCTTTATTTCCCTACACTTTGCAGAATCATGCGGGCTTCAAGGCGCCTTCTCTCAATAATTTGAGCACACAGCTTGCCCTGGGGACACCACATGGAATTAGCGATATCTTGGGTAGACCTATCAACTCAGCTGGACAGCTGCTCTCGGGCTTTCCAAGGATAAACGGCTTGGCCACCGCAGGAATGTACTTTAACCCAGCAGCCGTTTCTCGGTACCCGAAGCCCCTGACGGATCTCCCAGGAAGAGCACCCATATTCTGGCCTGGAGTGATGCAGAGCTCCCCTTGGAGGGATCCACGAGTGCCCTGTCCTG CTCAAGCAAACATGATGCTCGACAAGGATGGAAAGAAAAAACACTCCAGACCAACTTTTTCTGGACAGCAAATTTTTGCATTGGAGAAAACCTTTGAACAGACGAAATACCTTGCTGGCCCAGAGAGAGCTCGACTGGCTTACTCTTTAGGAATGACTGAAAGTCAAGTCAAG GTATGGTTTCAAAACAGGAGAACCAAATGGCGAAAGAGACACGCAGCGGAAATGGCAACAGCCAAAAAGAAACATGATTCTGAAACTGAGAAGATGAAGGAAAGCTCGGACAATGAGGATGATGACGAGTACAACAAACCTCTGGACCCTAATTCAGACGACGAAAAAATCACAAGACTTCTGAAAAAGCACAAGGCTACAAACCTTTCCCTGATCAGTCCATGCAGCAATAGCTCGGACACCTTGTGA
- the nkx6.2 gene encoding homeobox protein Nkx-6.2 isoform X1: MLAVGQMDANRQSAFVLGSTPLAALHNMTEMKTSLFPYTLQNHAGFKAPSLNNLSTQLALGTPHGISDILGRPINSAGQLLSGFPRINGLATAGMYFNPAAVSRYPKPLTDLPGRAPIFWPGVMQSSPWRDPRVPCPDSSIFFVAQANMMLDKDGKKKHSRPTFSGQQIFALEKTFEQTKYLAGPERARLAYSLGMTESQVKVWFQNRRTKWRKRHAAEMATAKKKHDSETEKMKESSDNEDDDEYNKPLDPNSDDEKITRLLKKHKATNLSLISPCSNSSDTL; this comes from the exons ATGTTAGCTGTTGGGCAGATGGATGCTAACAGGCAGAGTGCTTTCGTCCTAGGCAGTACACCGCTGGCAGCATTGCACAACATGACCGAGATGAAGACGTCTTTATTTCCCTACACTTTGCAGAATCATGCGGGCTTCAAGGCGCCTTCTCTCAATAATTTGAGCACACAGCTTGCCCTGGGGACACCACATGGAATTAGCGATATCTTGGGTAGACCTATCAACTCAGCTGGACAGCTGCTCTCGGGCTTTCCAAGGATAAACGGCTTGGCCACCGCAGGAATGTACTTTAACCCAGCAGCCGTTTCTCGGTACCCGAAGCCCCTGACGGATCTCCCAGGAAGAGCACCCATATTCTGGCCTGGAGTGATGCAGAGCTCCCCTTGGAGGGATCCACGAGTGCCCTGTCCTG ACTCTTCAATCTTTTTTGTAGCTCAAGCAAACATGATGCTCGACAAGGATGGAAAGAAAAAACACTCCAGACCAACTTTTTCTGGACAGCAAATTTTTGCATTGGAGAAAACCTTTGAACAGACGAAATACCTTGCTGGCCCAGAGAGAGCTCGACTGGCTTACTCTTTAGGAATGACTGAAAGTCAAGTCAAG GTATGGTTTCAAAACAGGAGAACCAAATGGCGAAAGAGACACGCAGCGGAAATGGCAACAGCCAAAAAGAAACATGATTCTGAAACTGAGAAGATGAAGGAAAGCTCGGACAATGAGGATGATGACGAGTACAACAAACCTCTGGACCCTAATTCAGACGACGAAAAAATCACAAGACTTCTGAAAAAGCACAAGGCTACAAACCTTTCCCTGATCAGTCCATGCAGCAATAGCTCGGACACCTTGTGA